One genomic region from Halococcus qingdaonensis encodes:
- a CDS encoding archaemetzincin family Zn-dependent metalloprotease has protein sequence MHVDIVPVGDVPAPIKRAASAGLRSVYDCDVMLHDASALPDDAYDEGRGQYRAEAFIEFAGHVGSAEKNIALTTEDLFYRRRNYVFGLAYLSGNGSVVSTYRLQTAADGGSLDRSDDDVFSERVRKEVVHEIGHTLGLEHCDDERCVMNFSPTVREVDVKNQQLCADCSTLV, from the coding sequence ATGCATGTCGACATCGTGCCGGTCGGCGACGTCCCCGCTCCGATCAAGCGGGCGGCCTCGGCCGGACTGCGATCGGTCTACGACTGCGACGTCATGCTCCACGATGCCAGTGCGCTCCCGGACGACGCCTACGACGAAGGTCGCGGCCAGTACCGCGCCGAGGCGTTCATCGAGTTCGCCGGTCACGTCGGCTCCGCGGAGAAGAACATCGCCCTCACGACCGAGGACCTCTTCTACCGCCGCCGCAACTACGTCTTCGGGCTGGCCTACCTCTCCGGCAACGGCAGCGTCGTCTCGACCTATCGCCTCCAGACCGCCGCCGACGGCGGCAGCCTCGACCGCTCGGACGACGACGTGTTCTCCGAGCGCGTCCGCAAGGAGGTCGTCCACGAGATCGGCCACACCCTCGGCCTCGAACACTGTGACGACGAGCGCTGCGTGATGAACTTCTCGCCGACCGTGCGCGAGGTCGATGTCAAGAACCAGCAGCTCTGCGCCGACTGCTCGACGCTCGTCTGA
- a CDS encoding UPF0146 family protein yields MARADALAAHLADFASPVEVGIGARTDVAARLADETPVTATDVRPCTVPDDVTFVQDDITDPTMDVYADADALYALNLPRELHHPCRSVARTIGATFRFTTLGGEFPAVAAESETLPAGETLFRATNRGGEPA; encoded by the coding sequence GTGGCCCGTGCGGACGCGCTCGCCGCCCACCTCGCCGACTTCGCCTCGCCCGTCGAGGTCGGCATCGGCGCACGGACCGACGTCGCCGCACGTCTCGCCGACGAGACACCTGTGACGGCGACCGACGTTCGCCCCTGCACCGTGCCCGACGACGTCACGTTCGTCCAGGACGATATCACCGATCCCACGATGGACGTCTACGCCGACGCCGACGCGCTCTACGCGCTGAACCTCCCACGGGAGCTCCACCATCCATGCCGGTCGGTCGCGCGCACGATCGGGGCTACGTTTCGATTCACGACCCTCGGCGGCGAGTTCCCGGCCGTGGCGGCCGAATCGGAAACGCTACCGGCCGGCGAGACGCTCTTTCGCGCCACGAATCGGGGAGGCGAACCCGCGTGA
- a CDS encoding TIGR01548 family HAD-type hydrolase has protein sequence MTPEAVVLDIDGVLVDVADSYRRAIVETLETVHEGALDRSDIQLFKEAGGFNDDWELTSAAALYLLARGEGLDHTVERFTDEITATGGGLAGAETVVRNALAPDEFERAFAAWDRERLRDVFQQRYLGADLYADLEDGEPDPAIAGDGFIHDEQVLADRSTLDFLVENHSIGVVTGRPAAEADIALSRVGLDVPDEHRFTMDSPVPGKPDPAALVTLADRLDATSVVFAGDTLDDVRTARNAADADPDREYHGIGVLTGGLDGEEGREKFARVGADAVLDDVNALPETLAGE, from the coding sequence GTGACCCCCGAGGCGGTCGTGCTCGACATCGACGGCGTGCTCGTCGACGTCGCCGACTCCTACCGACGAGCGATCGTCGAAACCCTCGAAACGGTCCACGAGGGAGCGCTGGATCGGAGTGACATACAATTGTTCAAGGAAGCCGGCGGGTTCAACGACGACTGGGAGCTCACGAGCGCGGCGGCGCTGTATCTGCTCGCCCGAGGTGAAGGGCTCGATCACACTGTCGAGCGGTTCACCGACGAGATCACGGCGACCGGCGGCGGACTCGCCGGGGCCGAGACGGTCGTCAGGAACGCGCTCGCGCCCGACGAGTTCGAACGCGCGTTCGCGGCCTGGGACCGCGAGCGACTGCGCGACGTCTTTCAGCAGCGCTATCTCGGTGCCGACCTGTACGCGGATCTCGAAGACGGCGAGCCCGACCCCGCCATCGCTGGCGACGGCTTCATCCACGACGAGCAAGTGCTCGCCGACCGATCGACGCTCGATTTCCTCGTCGAGAATCACTCCATCGGCGTCGTGACCGGCCGGCCGGCCGCCGAGGCCGACATCGCCCTCTCGCGAGTGGGACTCGACGTCCCCGACGAGCACCGCTTCACGATGGACAGCCCCGTTCCCGGCAAGCCAGATCCGGCAGCGCTCGTGACGCTCGCCGACCGCCTCGACGCGACGAGCGTCGTCTTCGCCGGCGACACGCTCGACGACGTTCGCACGGCACGCAACGCCGCCGACGCCGATCCCGACCGCGAGTATCACGGGATCGGCGTTCTCACCGGCGGTCTCGACGGCGAGGAGGGTCGCGAGAAGTTCGCCCGCGTCGGCGCGGACGCGGTGCTCGACGACGTCAACGCCCTGCCCGAGACGCTGGCCGGTGAGTGA
- the npdG gene encoding NADPH-dependent F420 reductase: MRIALCGGTGDLGRGLALRLTRDTDHEVVVGSRDPEKAREHVSEYEDELGSHDVEGDISGFDNAMAADRADVVVLCVPAYHLSDTIDAIEGGLDDTVLVSPAVGMRREEGTMNYNPPSAGSVTALAAAAAPDDTPVVGAFHNLAAGRLADLDATLEWDVLVVGDDTDAKATVERLADGIDGIRALDAGPLAAASEVESLTPLLINVATNNDSLADLGVSFK; encoded by the coding sequence ATGCGCATCGCACTCTGTGGCGGCACGGGCGATCTCGGGCGAGGGCTCGCCCTCCGGCTGACCCGCGACACCGATCACGAGGTCGTCGTCGGCTCGCGCGATCCCGAAAAAGCCCGCGAGCACGTCAGCGAGTACGAGGACGAACTCGGTAGTCACGACGTCGAGGGCGACATCAGCGGGTTCGACAACGCGATGGCCGCCGACCGCGCCGACGTCGTCGTTCTCTGCGTGCCGGCCTACCACCTCTCGGATACGATCGACGCGATCGAGGGGGGTCTCGACGACACAGTGCTCGTGAGCCCCGCCGTCGGCATGCGCCGCGAGGAGGGAACGATGAACTACAACCCACCCAGCGCGGGTAGCGTGACCGCACTCGCCGCCGCGGCCGCCCCGGACGACACCCCCGTGGTGGGAGCCTTCCACAACCTCGCGGCCGGCCGCCTCGCCGATCTCGACGCCACACTGGAGTGGGACGTGCTCGTCGTCGGCGACGATACCGACGCGAAGGCCACGGTCGAGCGCCTCGCCGACGGCATCGACGGCATTCGCGCGCTCGATGCCGGCCCGCTCGCAGCCGCCAGCGAGGTCGAGAGTCTGACACCGCTGCTCATCAACGTCGCGACGAACAACGATTCCCTCGCCGATCTCGGCGTGTCCTTCAAGTGA